A single genomic interval of Spinacia oleracea cultivar Varoflay chromosome 6, BTI_SOV_V1, whole genome shotgun sequence harbors:
- the LOC110797749 gene encoding uncharacterized protein, which yields MVASLPLCAAILSNKNNKYLSYVKEGKTHKHLRFSGEEIVSRSTKFAIERSSKEDDENTELVHLRCCHNNKYLVKKSEAEGWIIAAAEKPEEDESLWSSTLFEPIIVENHDGYGRTVLRFKHVQSQLYASLSKDDDDDDDSLSKCLQLREEVEDVINSSDVVTIIDWGTLVILPKRVAFKSTTHGKYLVTSSDDQRSSAHPCIRSSVDDKEDARVIHEVYTNPDGTLSIKSCDADGFWTSHEGGEIDVEPFADSTNTDEQKLATMEIQKGIFQTFLPIKISSNEIALRGLPLNKFCLIDGSSKELVCKANSILRETKFVVEEVVISREVSNIEYHLDDARIYDEATVVLSTNIIHNTSENAFTTEYSFRFVDKRISRWTNGGSLSLGVPVNIKSAGIPFITENGIEISGDQFTGTYEWGESKTETNEKELTYNTSVPPMTKATIRLVSSSGTCDVPFSYSVREVHVDGKTVVYSMDDGVFTGINFYKLQTQMETKPI from the coding sequence atggtaGCATCATTGCCACTTTGTGCAGCAATATTATCAAACAAGAACAACAAATACTTAAGTTATGTAAAAGAAGGGAAAACACATAAGCATCTTCGTTTTTCCGGCGAGGAGATCGTGAGCAGATCCACAAAGTTCGCAATAGAGAGGTCGAGCAAAGAAGACGACGAAAACACGGAACTGGTTCACTTGCGATGTTGCCACAACAATAAGTACTTGGTTAAGAAATCTGAAGCTGAAGGTTGGATCATTGCAGCTGCTGAAAAGCCAGAAGAAGATGAATCACTTTGGTCATCCACACTGTTTGAGCCTATCATCGTTGAAAACCATGATGGTTATGGCCGAACAGTCCTTCGATTCAAGCATGTTCAATCCCAACTTTATGCTTCTTTGAgcaaagatgatgatgatgatgatgatagcCTCTCAAAATGCTTACAGTTGAGGGAAGAAGTAGAAGATGTTATCAACTCAAGTGATGTGGTGACAATCATAGACTGGGGCACTCTTGTCATTTTGCCAAAACGTGTTGCCTTCAAAAGCACCACTCATGGAAAATACCTTGTGACGAGCTCTGATGATCAGAGAAGTAGTGCTCATCCTTGTATTCGATCATCTGTCGACGACAAAGAAGATGCTCGTGTGATCCATGAGGTGTACACAAACCCTGACGGTACCCTGTCTATCAAGAGCTGTGACGCAGATGGGTTTTGGACATCCCACGAAGGTGGCGAAATCGATGTCGAGCCATTTGCAGATAGTACTAACACTGATGAGCAGAAATTAGCAACTATGGAAATTCAAAAAGGGATTTTCCAAACATTTTTGCCCATCAAAATTTCCTCCAACGAAATTGCCCTTCGTGGGTTGCCGCTCAACAAATTTTGTCTCATCGATGGTAGCTCAAAAGAGCTTGTTTGTAAGGCGAATTCGATTTTACGAGAGACAAAATTTGTGGTGGAAGAGGTAGTAATTTCAAGAGAAGTTAGCAACATCGAGTATCACCTCGACGATGCTAGGATCTACGACGAGGCAACCGTGGTGTTATCAACTAATATAATTCATAATACATCAGAAAATGCTTTCACCACCGAATACTCGTTTAGATTTGTAGACAAGAGAATTAGTAGATGGACAAATGGTGGTTCATTGAGTTTAGGTGTTCCAGTAAACATCAAATCAGCAGGCATTCCATTCATAACTGAAAATGGTATCGAAATCTCAGGTGATCAGTTCACCGGAACATATGAATGGGGTGAGAGTAAAActgaaacaaatgaaaaggagTTGACATATAACACAAGTGTGCCGCCAATGACGAAAGCAACAATTCGTCTGGTTTCGAGTAGCGGTACTTGTGATGT
- the LOC110797770 gene encoding uncharacterized protein gives MASSLPVAAVISENRTPQNHLTYSKREGGGNLYFESFDITSPKVKFFIERSSNNNNRMVMVHLRCFHNNRYLVRESETSHWINADANEVEEDTSRWSCTLFAVENLTPGDPNLPLWTTTRLRFRHVQSGAFLYGYLHQGSGTSRIRRLGIYVQGESGASSNPTLWIRMTDWELLTILPEVVAFKGSNGRYLATVRRQNIPNWDQNTHHLQFSSNDIGDEAVRFELDSNNFRHDGLIRIRSLLRDFRPTHGFWRSNGQNREIVVSTSLAGTDFRGVKVDDADMAFDGGLCYSRRFPNNVLHLGTETTITREAIVRVEEPVLSRQVYNVNYRLEDARIYDQTPIVLASFPVTNNSQTELVRTIGFNYEDKTETTWNAFLSFHLGVRIRIRAGKPLIFGASIQINATFDAEYEWGETKTETITLTDSATIRVPPMSSVVARLVATRGRCDIPFSYTVRDVLTTGQTRISQVDGGVFNGVNNYNIDLTVDPA, from the exons ATGGCGAGTTCATTGCCAGTGGCAGCAGTAATTTCAGAAAACAGAACCCCGCAAAATCACTTGACATACAGCAAAAGAGAAGGAGGGGGGAATCTGTATTTTGAATCGTTCGACATAACGAGTCCGAAGGTAAAGTTTTTTATAGAGAGGAGCAGTAACAACAACAACCGAATGGTAATGGTGCATCTTCGCTGTTTTCACAACAACAGGTACTTAGTTAGGGAGTCTGAAACATCGCATTGGATAAATGCAGACGCCAATGAAGTAGAAGAAGATACATCTCGATGGTCTTGCACACTTTTTGCTGTCGAAAATTTAACCCCCGGTGATCCAAATTTGCCACTTTGGACCACAACAAGACTCAGGTTTAGGCATGTCCAATCTGGTGCTTTCTTGTACGGTTATCTTCATCAAG GTAGCGGTACATCACGAATTCGTAGACTTGGCATATACGTACAGGGCGAGAGCGGCGCTTCCAGCAATCCGACGTTATGGATTCGAATGACGGATTGGGAGTTGTTGACGATATTGCCGGAAGTGGTGGCCTTCAAAGGCAGCAATGGCAGATACTTGGCTACTGTGAGAAGGCAGAATATTCCTAACTGGGATCAAAACACACATCATTTGCAGTTTAGTAGCAATGATATTGGTGATGAGGCAGTGCGGTTTGAGTTGGATAGTAATAATTTCAGGCACGATGGACTCATCCGCATCAGAAGCCTTCTCCGCGATTTTCGGCCTACTCATGGATTTTGGAGATCCAACGGACAAAACAG GGAAATCGTGGTAAGCACCAGCCTAGCCGGAACCGATTTTCGAGGCGTAAAAGTTGATGATGCTGATATGGCTTTCGACGGTGGACTTTGTTATAGTCGGCGATTCCCTAATAATGTGCTTCATTTGGGTACTGAAACAACAATTACAAGAGAGGCCATAGTTAGAGTAGAAGAGCCAGTTCTTTCAAGACAAGTTTATAATGTGAATTATCGCCTTGAAGATGCTAGGATTTATGATCAAACTCCCATTGTGTTGGCTTCTTTCCCAGTTACTAATAATTCACAAACTGAGTTGGTCAGAACCATCGGGTTTAATTACGAGGATAAAACAGAAACTACTTGGAATgcctttctttcctttcatcTTGGTGTAAGAATAAGGATTCGAGCAGGGAAACCATTAATATTTGGTGCTAGTATCCAAATAAATGCAACTTTTGATGCAGAATATGAATGGGGGGAAACTAAAACTGAAACTATAACTCTAACGGATTCTGCCACCATACGTGTGCCGCCGATGAGTAGTGTGGTGGCCAGACTAGTCGCCACCCGAGGAAGATGTGATATACCTTTCTCTTATACTGTGCGCGACGTCCTTACTACTGGCCAAACCCGTATTTCTCAAGTTGATGGCGGTGTTTTCAATGGCGTTAACAATTACAACATTGATCTTACCGTGGATCCAGCTTAG
- the LOC110797769 gene encoding alkylated DNA repair protein ALKBH8 homolog, with amino-acid sequence MGSTKFMRPKEETNGGEAENPRKLVSPNLYVANCGPAVGLTYEAISMAFSQFGEVRGVHAADDSGTRVIVSFSSEGSAESAFNAFNGRRCSQLAGRFLHIRYSVPRPSSPARGHDFVDVSLTDEELNIPGLHLFHDFITPKEEKELLAAVDSRPWIRLAKRRVQHYGYEFCYQTRNVDTTKFLGGLPSFVSPVLERILASPLDDAATIKLDQLTVNEYPPGVGLSPHIDTHSAFEDKIFSLSLAGPCIMEFRRYQEGIWQSDPATSKIMHEENPESSTNFLRKAIYLPPRSMLLLSGEARYAWNHYIPHHKVDNVKDSVIRRASRRVSFTLRKVSTGPCCCEYGQYCDSQR; translated from the exons ATGGGTTCAACCAAGTTCATGCGCCCAAAGGAAGAAACCAATGGCGGAGAAGCAGAAAACCCCAGAAAATTGGTGAGCCCGAACCTCTACGTTGCCAATTGCGGCCCGGCGGTGGGTCTCACATATGAAGCCATATCAATGGCGTTCAGCCAATTCGGCGAAGTCAGAGGAGTTCACGCCGCCGACGACAGTGGGACCCGAGTTATCGTCTCATTTTCCAGTGAGGGCTCTGCTGAATCGGCTTTTAACGCTTTCAATGGCCGCCGTTGCTCGCAGCTTGCTGGCCGGTTTTTGCATATTCGCTACTCCGTGCCTAGGCCGTCTTCGCCG GCTCGTGGCCATGATTTCGTGGATGTATCTTTGACTGATGAAGAGCTGAATATTCCTGGCCTTCATTTGTTTCATGACTTCATtaccccaaaagaagagaag GAACTACTTGCAGCAGTTGATTCGAGGCCTTGGATACGTCTAGCAAAAAGAAGAGTTCAGCATTATGGCTATGAGTTCTGCTATCAA ACAAGAAATGTTGACACAACAAAGTTCTTGGGTGGACTTCCATCATTTGTTTCACCTGTGCTAGAAAGAATCTTGGCATCTCCTCTTGACGATGCTGCAACTATAAAATTGGACCAGTTAACA GTTAATGAATACCCACCAGGGGTGGGCTTGTCTCCTCATATCGACACTCATTCAGCATTTGAGGACAAGATTTTCAGCCTTTCACTTGCAGGGCCTTGCATTATGGAATTCAGGAGGTACCAAGAAGGTATTTGGCAATCTGATCCTGCAACGAGTAAGATTATGCACGAAGAGAATCCAGAGAGTTCCACAAACTTCTTAAGGAAGGCCATATATCTTCCCCCACGTTCAATGCTCCTATTATCAGGGGAGGCACGTTATGCTTGGAATCATTACATCCCACACCATAAG GTTGATAATGTGAAAGACAGCGTGATCCGAAGGGCCTCGAGAAGGGTATCTTTCACACTGCGCAAG GTCAGTACAGGTCCCTGTTGCTGTGAGTATGGCCAGTACTGTGATTCTCAGAGGTAG